CAATCGGCAGGATCCGGCGTACTGCCCGCGCCGGTCGGTCACAGGCAGCCGCGCGCGAGCGACGTGCCGAGCGAGAAGAATCTGAGCGATCCGAACAATCCCGTGAACAAGGAAGACGCAGCGCTCGACAAGAAGATCAAGAGCATCTGCCGCGGCTGCTGAGCCGTTGCAGGCGGGGCGCGACAGCTCGCCCCGCCCGCATTTGCTTTGGCCCTTACGCCGTCCGTTCGTGCAGGCCCGCGCGCTGGGTGTTGCGGCGGATCTCGACCGCGTCGGCGAGCTGCTCGAGCACGGTTGCCGTGGTCTCCCAGTCGATGCAGCCATCGGTGATGCTCTGGCCGTAGGTGAGCGGCTTGCCCGGCACCACGTCCTGACGGCCGGCGACGAGATTGCTCTCGATCATCACGCCCATGATGCGGTTTTCGCCGCCGGAAATCTGGCCGGCAATGTCGGCCATCACCAGCGGCTGGTTCTCCGGCTTCTTGCTCGAATTGGCGTGGCTCGCATCCACCATCACCAGCGGCGCGACGCCGGATTTCGCCAGTTCGTTGCAGGCGGCCGCGACGCTTGCGGCGTCATAGTTCGGCTTAGCTCCGCCGCGCAGGATGATGTGGCAGTCCTCGTTGCCTGCGGTCGAGGCGATCGCCGAGCGGCCGAGCTTCGTCACCGCCATGAAATGATGCGGATGCGAGGCCGACTTCACGGCGTCCGCCGCGATGCGCACATTGCCGTCGGTGCCGTTCTTGAAGCCGACCGGGCAGGATAGCCCCGAGGCCAGCTCGCGGTGGATCTGGCTCTCGGTGGTGCGCGCGCCGATCGCGGCCCAGGACACGAGGTCCGCGATGTATTGCGGCGTCGTCATGTCGAGGAATTCGGCGCCGGCGGGCAGGCCGAGATTGTTGACCGCCGACAGCACGTTGCGCGCCAGCCGCAGGCCCTTGTTGATGTCGAAGCTGCCGTCGAGGTCAGGGTCGTTGATCAGGCCCTTCCAGCCGACGGTGGTGCGCGGCTTCTCGAAATAGACCCGCATCACGATCTCGAGCTGGTCGGCGAGATCCTCGCGCAAGGCTGCAAGCCGCTCGGCATATTCGAGCGCGGCCTTGGGATCGTGGACGGAGCAGGGGCCGACCACGACCAGCAGGCGGTCGTCCTGGCCGGTGAGGATGGCATGGATGGCGTTGCGCGCCGCCATCACCACACGCGTTGCGGTGAGCGTGCGCGGGACTTCCCGCATCACCTCTTCCGGCGTGCTCAGCTCTTTCAGTTCGCGGATACGAAGATCGTCAGTCGTGCTCAGCACGGCAGGCTCCTGTCTGTTCTAGAACCTGCCGGCCAATAAAAAAGCCGCCAGGTCTGGCGGCTTGTTCGGACGTTTGCTTCAATATTCAGATTGAGCGCGATCCTCCTGCCGCCAGCGAGCTGTCGTAGCTAAAGTACCAAAAATAGCTGGTGGCGACGGTGATCATGTATCGGCATATAGCGCGCCACCGGCGGGTTGTCACCCCCCAAAACGGCGCTGGCGCAACGAGGCGTCTCAGGTGTTGCTCTTGCGTGCCGCCAGCGCCATGCCGATCAGGGTGGCGCCGCCGAACAGCAAATTGATACCGACAAGGATGCCGATGGCCCATTCCGCCGAGCTCGGCAGTCCCGTGATCACCATGAACGAGATCGCGATGTCGACGAGGCCGGAGATCAGCAGCCACGACCAGCGGCCGCCGGGTTCGCGGCGGTGCTCCAACGCGTACATGATGGTGGCGACGCCTTCGGCGAGGAAATAGGCGCCGAGCACGATGGTCAGCGTCAGCACCGCCTGCATCGGGCGCGCCAAGAGCAGCATGCCGGCGAGCACGGCGAGTGCGGCCGAGATCAGCGACCACCAGAAGCCCGGCGAGCTGCGCGCCCAATAGGTCACGATCAGCCCGCCGATGCCGCTGATCAGGAACATCCAGCCGAGGACAATCGCGATCGCAAGGCTCGCGAGCGGCGGGACGATCAGCG
The genomic region above belongs to Bradyrhizobium arachidis and contains:
- a CDS encoding HdeD family acid-resistance protein: MTSPEDLSRLQSAMSRTVKAHWKAFLFEGILLAVLGIAALIVPPLASLAIAIVLGWMFLISGIGGLIVTYWARSSPGFWWSLISAALAVLAGMLLLARPMQAVLTLTIVLGAYFLAEGVATIMYALEHRREPGGRWSWLLISGLVDIAISFMVITGLPSSAEWAIGILVGINLLFGGATLIGMALAARKSNT
- a CDS encoding 3-deoxy-7-phosphoheptulonate synthase gives rise to the protein MLSTTDDLRIRELKELSTPEEVMREVPRTLTATRVVMAARNAIHAILTGQDDRLLVVVGPCSVHDPKAALEYAERLAALREDLADQLEIVMRVYFEKPRTTVGWKGLINDPDLDGSFDINKGLRLARNVLSAVNNLGLPAGAEFLDMTTPQYIADLVSWAAIGARTTESQIHRELASGLSCPVGFKNGTDGNVRIAADAVKSASHPHHFMAVTKLGRSAIASTAGNEDCHIILRGGAKPNYDAASVAAACNELAKSGVAPLVMVDASHANSSKKPENQPLVMADIAGQISGGENRIMGVMIESNLVAGRQDVVPGKPLTYGQSITDGCIDWETTATVLEQLADAVEIRRNTQRAGLHERTA